A window of Castanea sativa cultivar Marrone di Chiusa Pesio chromosome 1, ASM4071231v1 contains these coding sequences:
- the LOC142638429 gene encoding uncharacterized protein LOC142638429: MATLLLSSHTISLSQPNFCFPRRTKKPRAVLNRTQKMQAPYELKQGQTRLFHKLPSGLNMEVIVQKGVADKDPYDRNSENPPLVFVHGSYHAAWCWAEHWLPFFSACGFDCYALSLLGQGESDAPSGSVAGTLQTHASDVADFIQKKVLLPPVLLGHSFGGLIIQYYITNVKNNQAIEMGNFYPKLTGAALVCSVPPSGNSGLVWRYLFSKPIAAFKVTRSLAAKAFQTSLPLCKETFFSSTMDDQLVLRYQELMRESSRMPLFDLRKLNASLPVPSIPKGSVELLVLGANDDFIVDAEGLRETGRFYGVSPVNVERVAHDMMLDCSWEKGAKVILSWLTALNK; this comes from the exons ATGGCTACTCTTCTGCTATCTTCTCACAccatctctctttctcagcCAAACTTTTGCTTCCCCAGAAGGACCAAGAAGCCCCGGGCTGTCCTCAACAGAACTCAGAAAATGCAAGCCCCCTACGAGTTGAAGCAGGGACAGACCCGTCTTTTCCATAAGCTCCCTTCTGGCCTAAACATGGAGGTCATTGTGCAGAAGGGTGTTGCAGACAAGGACCCATATGACAGAAACAGTGAAAACCCACCTTTAGTATTTGTCCATGGAAGCTACCATGCTGCTTGGTGCTGGGCTGAGCACTGGCTTCCCTTCTTTTCAGCTTGTGGGTTTGATTGCTATGCTCTAAGCTTGTTGGGTCAG GGTGAGAGTGATGCTCCTTCTGGTTCTGTTGCTGGTACTCTCCAG ACACATGCAAGTGATGTTGCTGACTTCATACAGAAGAAAGTATTGTTACCACCAGTGTTGCTTGGACATTCATTCGGGGGGCTTATTATTCAGTATTACATTACAAATGTGAAGAATAACCAAGCTATAG AAATGGGAAATTTTTACCCCAAGCTTACAGGAGCTGCTCTTGTCTGCTCTGTACCTCCTTCGGGTAATAG TGGGTTGGTGTGGCGGTATCTCTTTTCCAAGCCTATTGCTGCTTTTAAG GTAACACGCAGCTTAGCAGCGAAAGCTTTCCAAACTTCTCTTCCACTTTGTAAGGAAACATTTTTCTCTTCAACAATGGATGATCAACTGGTTCTACG TTACCAGGAACTAATGCGAGAAAGTTCAAGGATGCCATTGTTTGATTTGCGGAAGCTGAATGCATCACTTCCAGTTCCTTCAATCCCAAAAGGGTCTGTTGAGCTTCTTGTGTTGGGTGCAAATGATGACTTTATTGTG gaTGCAGAAGGTCTCAGAGAAACAGGCCGGTTTTATGGCGTGTCACCAGTCAATGTTGAACGGGTTGCCCATGATATGATGTTGGATTGTTCATGGGAGAAAGGTGCAAAAGTTATCCTATCATGGTTAACTGCTTTGAATAAGTAG